One Theropithecus gelada isolate Dixy chromosome 3, Tgel_1.0, whole genome shotgun sequence genomic window carries:
- the LOC112620408 gene encoding keratin-associated protein 10-8-like — protein MADTCCTRTYVIAASTMSVCSSDVGCVSRVSSPSTCTGSSWQVDNCQESCCEPPCCAPSCCTTSCCAPPPCLALVCALVSCEPSPCQSGCTSSCTPSCCQQSSCQLACCTSSPCQQACSVPVCCKSICCKPVCRVSMCSGASSPCSQQSSCRSACCTSSPCQQACCVPICCKPIYCVPVCSESSSSCCQKTSCQPACCTISCCRPSSCVSLLCRPVCRSTCCVPISSCCAPASSCQPSCCCPASRVSLLCHPACSCPAC, from the coding sequence ATGGCTGACACCTGCTGCACCAGGACATATGTGATTGCTGCATCCACCATGTCTGTCTGCTCCAGTGACGTGGGCTGTGTCAGCCGAGTCTCCTCCCCCAGCACCTGTACCGGCTCCTCCTGGCAGGTGGACAATTGCCAGGAGAGCTGCTGCGAGCCCCCCTGCTGTGCCCCCAGCTGCTGTACCACTAGCTGCTGTGCCCCACCCCCCTGTCTGGCCCTGGTCTGTGCCCTAGTGAGCTGTGAGCCCAGCCCCTGCCAATCAGGCTGCACCAGCTCCTGCACACCCTCATGCTGCCAGCAGTCTAGCTGCCAGCTGGCTTGCTGCACCTCCTCCCCCTGCCAACAGGCCTGCAGTGTGCCTGTCTGCTGCAAGTCCATCTGCTGCAAGCCCGTGTGCCGTGTGTCCATGTGCTCTGGAGCTTCCTCCCCATGCTCCCAGCAATCTAGCTGCCGGTCAGCTTGCTGCACCTCCTCCCCATGCCAACAGGCCTGCTGTGTGCCCATCTGCTGCAAGCCCATCTACTGCGTGCCCGTCTGCTCAGAGTCTTCCTCTTCATGTTGCCAGAAGACTAGCTGCCAGCCGGCTTGCTGCACCATCTCCTGCTGCAGACCCTCCTCCTGCGTGTCCCTTCTCTGCCGCCCCGTGTGCAGGTCCACCTGCTGCGTGCCCATCTCCTCCTGCTGtgcccctgcctcctcctgccagCCCAGCTGCTGCTGCCCAGCCTCCCGCGTGTCCCTCCTCTGCCACCCTGCATGCTCCTGCCCAGCCTGCTGA